In Flavobacterium luteolum, the DNA window TGAATTGCTAGACGAAAATCCAGAGAAAATCAATTCAGATTCAAGTCAAAATCAAGAAAAAATAAAAGGAAATGTTACTTTTAAAAATGTAGCATTTAGTTATCCTACACGTCAAGAAATACAAGTTTTGAAAGATGTAAACTTCTCAGCAGAATTTGGTCAGAAAATAGCAATTGTTGGCCCTAGCGGCGCCGGTAAATCTACTATTTCTTCTCTTCTGCTTCGTTTCTACGATATTACTTCTGGAGAAATTACTGTGGACGGAAAAAATATTTATGACTACGATTTAGAAAACCTTCGCGGAAATATGAGTATTGTTCCTCAAGATGTAATTTTATTTGGAGGAACCATTAGAGAAAACATCGCATACGGAAAACCAGACGCAACAGATGAAGAAATTATGCAAGCTGCAAAACAAGCCAACGCATTTAATTTTGTTGATGGTTTCCCTGAGAAATTTGAAACTTTGGTAGGAGAACGCGGCGTTAAGCTTTCTGGAGGTCAGCGTCAACGTATTGCGATTGCAAGAGCCTTGCTTAAAAACCCAAGTATTTTGATTTTAGATGAAGCTACATCGTCTTTAGATAGTGAAAGCGAAAAACTAGTTCAAGAGGCTCTAGAAGTATTAATGGAAGGCAGAACGAGTATTATCATTGCTCACCGTCTTTCGACAATTAGAAACGCAGATAAAATCCTAGTTTTGGATAACGGAAAAATTTCTGAAGAAGGAACACATCAAGAATTAATAAGCTTAGAAAACGGAATCTATAAGAATTTAAGCAACTTGCAGTTTAGTAACTCTTAAAAGGAAATTTCAGTTTTATAAAATCCATATTCCAATAAAAAAAACTCCATTTGAAAATCAAATGAAGTTTTTTTTTAAAAACCTCAAATAGCAAATCCGAGAGGTTTTAAATAAAAAAGCTTCAATGGAAATTGAAGCTTTTTTATATAAACTGTAGACTATAAACTGAGACTGAAAATTAAAAATTATTTCCCTTTTCTTCGTTTACGTTCTGCTTTAATCATAGATAATTCGCGGCTTGTTTGTCCAGCTACAGAAGTATTTTCTTCTGCACGACGAATCAAGTATGGCATAACATCTTTTACAGGTCCGAATGGTAAATATTTTGCAACATTATAACCGTTTTCAGCTAAGTTATAGCTAATATTATCACTCATTCCGTATAATTGACCGAACCAGATTCTAGAATCATTTTTAGCGATTCCTTTCTGAGCCATCATTTCCATTAACTTGTATGAACTTGATTCGTTATGAGTTCCGGCAAAAATGGCCATTTTATCAATATGCTCTAACATATATTGTACAGCATTATCATAATTTACATCGGTAGCTTCTTTAGAAACACAGATTGGAGAAACATAACCTTTTTCTTCGGCTCTTTTGTTTTCTTTTTCCATGTAAGCGCCACGAACCAATTTCATTCCAATATAAAAACCTTCTGTTTTTGCAACATCGTGAAGTTTTTTAAGATAATCTAAACGATCCCAACGGTACATTTGCAAAGTATTAAATACAATTGCTTTTTCCTTATTGTACTTACGCATCATATCAGTCACCAAATCATCGGCAGCATCCTGCATCCAGCTTTCTTCACCATCAATTAATAATGCAACATCTTTTCTGTGAGCTTCGCTGCATATTTTATCAAAACGAGCTACTACTCTATCCCATTCTGCTTGCTCAGCAGGGTTTAAAGTTTGTTTCTCGCCTAATTTTTCATACAGTTCAAAACGTCCTAAACCTGTCGGCTTGAAAACAGCAAACGGAATTGCCAAACGTTCTTTAGCAAAATCTACTGTTCTTAAAGTCATTTCTAAAGCAGCATCAAATTGCTCTTCTTCTTCTTTTCCTTCAACTGAATAGTCTAAAACAGAAGAAACTCCTTTTGTAAACATTTTGTCTACCACAGTAAGGCAGTCATTTTCGTTTACACCGCCACAAAAATGGTCAAAAACAGTTGCTCTAATTAATCCCTCTACTGGTAAATGAGCTTTAATTGCAAAATTAGTTACAGCAGTCCCAATTCTTACTAAAGGCTCGCTGTCAATCATTTTGAAAAGAAAATAAGCTCTATCAAGTTCCGTGTCACTCTTTAGTGAAAATGCAACTTGCGTGTTATCGAATATCTTTTCCATTAAAATTTATTTTTTATGCAAATATAGAGAGTGTTTTGAATATTTTTCACTAAACAGCATCATATTTTTCAATATTCTTAACAAGAACATCTCAAATGTTAATTTGTGAAGTAAATATTTATTTCTTGAATAATTTTAGCTTAATTTTAAAGATGCAAACCTGCATTTTAAACAAATTAGCCCGAAAGTTTGAATATTATTACGTTTAAAATGCCTTATTTTGCGCTTTCAAAACAACAAAAGAATTATGCAATCTATTCAAGCCAATAATTATCTCGTACATTTTAATGAGAATGCTTACGAAGCTTTAAATAAACATTTAAAAGAAAGTAAATATTCTAATATATTTATAATTGTTGATGATCAAACTAATGAGTATTGTTTATCTAAATTTATTCCAGTTTTGGAAACAGATTTGGCAATCGAAATCATCGAGTTTGAAGCTGGAGAAGCAAATAAAAACATAGAAACTTGTATTGAGATCTGGAATATTTTGACAGAACTTGGAGCTGACAGAAAATCGCTTATTATTAATTTAGGAGGCGGTGTTGTTACAGACTTAGGCGGTTTTGTTGCTTCTACTTTTAAAAGAGGTGTAGATTTCATTAATATCCCTACTACTCTATTATCTATGGTTGATGCTTCTGTTGGAGGAAAAACAGGAGTTGATTTAGGGAATCTTAAAAATCAAATCGGCGTTATCAACGTGCCGCAAATGGTTTTGATTGATACACAATATTTGGAAACTTTGCCACAAAGCGAAATGCGTTCTGGTTTAGCAGAAATGCTTAAACATGGTTTAATTTATGATGCGCCTTATTGGAGACAGTTTTCAGATTTAAAATCGATTGTTTTTGATGAATTGGATCAATTGATTTATCGTTCTGTAGAAATTAAGAATGAAATCGTTATTCAAGACCCAACAGAGAAAAATATTCGTAAAGCTCTAAACTTCGGACATACGTTAGGTCACGCTATTGAAGGCTATTTCTTAGAAAGTGAAGAAAAAACAACTTTATTGCATGGAGAAGCGATTGCAGTCGGAATGATATTAGAAAGTTATATTTCGCTTCAAAAAGGATTGATTTCTGAACAAGAATACAGAGAAATAAAAGCGGTAATTAAAGATATATACGATGATGTAATTTTTGAAGAAAATGACATTGATCCGATCTTAGAATTGCTAATTCACGACAAAAAAAATGAATACGGTTTAATTCAATTTGCATTGATTGAAGGAATCGGAAAAATAAAAATTAACCAATCCGTTGAAAATAAATTGATTCTAGAAGCGTTTCAGGATTATAAATCTTAAACTTTTTTTAATCAAAAGCGTTGCATTTGGTATATATTATTTTTTACATTTGCCCCATGAAAACAAACAAGCAGCAAAGGCACTTTAGCTCTTACAGAAACAGACTCAACAGTTCTTTATTAAGAATGTTGAACCGTTTTTATAATAGTAAAAGCCCTTTTTGTTTTGATGTTTTCCAATGTACAAAAGCTGAGCATGAAAAACTGCCTATTATATTTGCCAATATTAGAGTTTGAATTTAAGATTAAGCCCCAAAAAGCATAAAATTAAAGTAAAATACAATCTCTAAACATTGATAAATAAATGAATACAAAATATTCTGATCTAATAAACCAAACATACTACTTTCCACAAGAGGAATTTAAACTAAACAAAGACAACCTATTATTTCACAACATCGATTTGATGAAATTGGTTGAACAGTATGGTACGCCATTAAAGTTTACTTATTTACCTCAGATTTCTGAAAACATCAACAAAGCAAAAGCATGGTTCAGAAAATCAATGGAAAAAAATAAATACGAAGCAAAATATTACTATTGTTATTGCACAAAAAGCTCTCATTTTGAATATATTATGAATGAAGCTTTCAAGAATAACATTCACATCGAAACATCATCTGCTTTTGATGTAAATATTGTGGAGAATTTATTAGAAAACGGTAAAATCAATAAAAGCACGTATGTAATTTGTAACGGTTTTAAAAGAGACGAATACATTACTAATATTGGTAGATTAATCAACAACGGACATAAAAACACTATTCCGATTATTGACAACTACGAAGAATTAGATTTGCTTCAGGCAGAAATTAAAGGAAAATTCAAAATTGGAATCCGTATTGCAGCCGAAGAAGAACCTAAATTTGAGTTTTATACTTCTAGATTAGGTATTGGTTACAAAAACATTGTTTCTTTCTATAAAAAACAAATCCAGGAGAATGATAAATTAGAGCTGAAAATGCTTCACTTTTTCATCAATACTGGTATAAACGATACTTCATATTACTGGAATGAGCTTGTAAAATGTATAAAAGTATACATTGCTCTTAAGAAAGAGTGCCCTACTCTAGACGGTTTAAACATCGGAGGTGGTTTTCCAATTAAAAACTCACTTGCCTTTGAGTATGATTATCAATACATGATTGATGAAATTATCAATCAGATTAAAATTGCTTGTGATGAAGCCGAAGTTGATGTTCCAAATATTTTTACGGAATTTGGATCGTTTACTGTAGGTGAAAGCGGTGGTGCAATCTATCAGATTTTGTATCAAAAACAACAAAATGATAGAGAAAAATGGAATATGATCGATTCATCTTTCATTACCACTTTACCAGATACGTGGGCTATAAACAAACGTTTTATTATGCTGGCAGTAAACCGCTGGAATGATACTTACGAACGGGTTCTGTTAGGAGGTCTTACTTGTGATAGTGACGATTATTACAATTCTGAACAAAACATGAACGCCATTTATTTGCCTAAATACAACAAAGAGAAACCTTTATATATCGGATTCTTTAATACTGGCGCTTATCAAGAAACAATTGGAGGATACGGAGGTCTGCACCACTGTCTGATTCCGCAACCTAAACACATTTTAATTGATCGTGATGAAAATGGAATTCTGGCAACCGAGGTTTTCTCAGAACAACAGACTTCAGACGATGTATTGAAGATTTTAGGATACAAAAAAAAGGTGTAAAAAAAACGGCAGATTAAGTAATAATTTTTCTTAAAAAATTCTTAATTTGCATTAACATCCTAAAAGGTTAAACTTTTTAATTCAAAAAAAACAAAAAAATGAAAGGACCAATCAGTCAGTTTATTGAAAAACACTATTTGCATTTTAATTCTGCTTCATTAGTAGATGCAGCAAAAGCATACGAGCAGCAATTAGCTGATGGTGCTAAGATGCTGGTAAGTATGGCTGGCGCAATGAGTACAGCAGAAATTGGAAAAATTTTTGCCGAAGTAATCAGACAAGACAAAGTGCATATTATTTCATGTACTGGAGCAAACTTAGAAGAAGACATCATGAATTTAGTAGCTCATTCTCACTACGAGAGAGTTCCTAATTACCGTGATTTGACACCAGAAGACGAATGGGCCTTGTTAGAAAGAGGATTAAACCGTGTTACAGATACGTGTATTCCTGAGCATGAAGCTTTCCGTCGTTTACAAAAACACATTTACAAAATTTGGAAAGATGCAGACGACAAAGGAGAGCGTTACTTCCCACACGAATTTATGTATAAAATGTTGTTATCTGGCGTTTTAGAAGAATATTATGAAATTGATCTAAAAGATAGCTGGATGTATGCAGCTGCAGAGAAAAATTTACCAATTATCGTTCCAGGATGGGAAGATAGTACAATGGGTAATATCTTTGCTTCATACGTAATTAAAGGAGAATTAAAAGCGTCTACCATGAAATCTGGAATTGAGTACATGACTTTCCTTGCAGATTGGTATTCTAAAAACAGTTCAAACGGAATTGGATTCTTCCAAATCGGTGGTGGTATCGCTGGTGACTTCCCTATCTGCGTAGTACCAATGTTGTATCAAGATATGGAAATGCACGATGTTCCATTTTGGAGCTATTTCTGCCAAATCTCAGATTCAACAACTAGTTATGGTTCTTATTCTGGGGCAGTTCCAAATGAAAAAATCACTTGGGGTAAATTAGACATCAAAACCCCAAAATTTATTATTGAATCGGATGCTACGATTGTTGCTCCGTTAATTTTTGCATATTTATTAGATTTATAAAATAATTTATGAAAAGAGTTATAGTAGACTACGCCAAACTTACCAACGAAATTTTAAACCTTTTGGTAGAAAAATTTCCTGATGGTTATGATGATTCGGATGTAATCCGTTTTAGAAATGCTAAAAACGAATTGGTTGAAGCTGTTGAAGTTCGTACTGAAGACACAATTTATTTGGTAAAAATTAGTACTAAACTTGCTGACAGAATTGAAAACTACGATGAAGATGATGATTTAGATGTGGATGTAGATGCAATTGCACCAGTAAAAGGATTGGATCTTGATGATGATATTAGCAATGACGATGACGAAGATGATGATAATCAAGACAAACCTGATTCTGATGGTGGCGACGACGACGATGATGATGACGATGATAAAGCAGACACTGATTATGATGAAGATGAAGAAGATGAAGATTAATACATTTTCTTTTCTATAAATAAAAGGAACTCTATTTGGAGTTCCTTTTTTTATAATAATGCAATACAAATTCAACAAATTATATTTTTATTTTTATAGGATTATTTTTACATTTAAATCTTAAACAAAAAATATACGCCTATGACTTCAGAAATTTTACATACTACATTAAAAGAAAATTTTGGTTTCGAGAAATTTAGACCAAATCAAGAAACTATAATTAATACGATACTATCTGGACAAGATACTTTGGCAATTATGCCTACTGGTGGTGGAAAATCAATATGTTTCCAGCTCCCAGCTTTAATCTTGCCTGGAATTACAGTTGTAATATCACCTCTGATTGCATTAATGAAGGATCAAGTAGATAGTCTAAAAACCAACGGAATATCAGCTTGTTACATTAATAGTTCCCAATCATCACAAGAACAGCAATATTATATTGATAACTTAAAATCAAATCATTTTAAATTAATTTACATAGCTCCCGAAAGTCTTTCTTATTTAGATATGGCTTTCAACGAGTTAAATATTAGTTTAATAGCAATTGACGAAGCGCATTGTATTTCATCTTGGGGACATGACTTTAGACCTGCCTATACTAATTTGGGTTATCTAAAAAGCCGCTTGCCTTCTACTCCAATATTGGCGCTAACTGCTACAGCTGATAAAGCAACGCGTACCGATATAACCAAGCAATTAAATCTGAAAAATCCGAAAACATTTATCGCTTCTTTTGATCGGGCAAATCTAAGTCTGGAAGTCCGTCCTGCTTTGGATCGAGTTAAACAAATAATTGATTTTATTGAAAACAAACCCAACGAATCGGGAATAATTTATTGCTTAAGCCGTAAAACTACCGAAGAGTTAGCAGAAAAATTGAAAAAAAACGGTGTAGAAGCTAAAGCGTATCAT includes these proteins:
- a CDS encoding DNA primase — translated: MKRVIVDYAKLTNEILNLLVEKFPDGYDDSDVIRFRNAKNELVEAVEVRTEDTIYLVKISTKLADRIENYDEDDDLDVDVDAIAPVKGLDLDDDISNDDDEDDDNQDKPDSDGGDDDDDDDDDKADTDYDEDEEDED
- the aroB gene encoding 3-dehydroquinate synthase encodes the protein MQSIQANNYLVHFNENAYEALNKHLKESKYSNIFIIVDDQTNEYCLSKFIPVLETDLAIEIIEFEAGEANKNIETCIEIWNILTELGADRKSLIINLGGGVVTDLGGFVASTFKRGVDFINIPTTLLSMVDASVGGKTGVDLGNLKNQIGVINVPQMVLIDTQYLETLPQSEMRSGLAEMLKHGLIYDAPYWRQFSDLKSIVFDELDQLIYRSVEIKNEIVIQDPTEKNIRKALNFGHTLGHAIEGYFLESEEKTTLLHGEAIAVGMILESYISLQKGLISEQEYREIKAVIKDIYDDVIFEENDIDPILELLIHDKKNEYGLIQFALIEGIGKIKINQSVENKLILEAFQDYKS
- a CDS encoding arginine decarboxylase; the encoded protein is MNTKYSDLINQTYYFPQEEFKLNKDNLLFHNIDLMKLVEQYGTPLKFTYLPQISENINKAKAWFRKSMEKNKYEAKYYYCYCTKSSHFEYIMNEAFKNNIHIETSSAFDVNIVENLLENGKINKSTYVICNGFKRDEYITNIGRLINNGHKNTIPIIDNYEELDLLQAEIKGKFKIGIRIAAEEEPKFEFYTSRLGIGYKNIVSFYKKQIQENDKLELKMLHFFINTGINDTSYYWNELVKCIKVYIALKKECPTLDGLNIGGGFPIKNSLAFEYDYQYMIDEIINQIKIACDEAEVDVPNIFTEFGSFTVGESGGAIYQILYQKQQNDREKWNMIDSSFITTLPDTWAINKRFIMLAVNRWNDTYERVLLGGLTCDSDDYYNSEQNMNAIYLPKYNKEKPLYIGFFNTGAYQETIGGYGGLHHCLIPQPKHILIDRDENGILATEVFSEQQTSDDVLKILGYKKKV
- a CDS encoding deoxyhypusine synthase family protein, coding for MKGPISQFIEKHYLHFNSASLVDAAKAYEQQLADGAKMLVSMAGAMSTAEIGKIFAEVIRQDKVHIISCTGANLEEDIMNLVAHSHYERVPNYRDLTPEDEWALLERGLNRVTDTCIPEHEAFRRLQKHIYKIWKDADDKGERYFPHEFMYKMLLSGVLEEYYEIDLKDSWMYAAAEKNLPIIVPGWEDSTMGNIFASYVIKGELKASTMKSGIEYMTFLADWYSKNSSNGIGFFQIGGGIAGDFPICVVPMLYQDMEMHDVPFWSYFCQISDSTTSYGSYSGAVPNEKITWGKLDIKTPKFIIESDATIVAPLIFAYLLDL
- a CDS encoding proline dehydrogenase family protein, whose protein sequence is MEKIFDNTQVAFSLKSDTELDRAYFLFKMIDSEPLVRIGTAVTNFAIKAHLPVEGLIRATVFDHFCGGVNENDCLTVVDKMFTKGVSSVLDYSVEGKEEEEQFDAALEMTLRTVDFAKERLAIPFAVFKPTGLGRFELYEKLGEKQTLNPAEQAEWDRVVARFDKICSEAHRKDVALLIDGEESWMQDAADDLVTDMMRKYNKEKAIVFNTLQMYRWDRLDYLKKLHDVAKTEGFYIGMKLVRGAYMEKENKRAEEKGYVSPICVSKEATDVNYDNAVQYMLEHIDKMAIFAGTHNESSSYKLMEMMAQKGIAKNDSRIWFGQLYGMSDNISYNLAENGYNVAKYLPFGPVKDVMPYLIRRAEENTSVAGQTSRELSMIKAERKRRKGK